Proteins from one Mucilaginibacter jinjuensis genomic window:
- a CDS encoding GIY-YIG nuclease family protein, with the protein MPNYNFFTYILTSYNKKVLYTGVTNDLDRRLYEHYFGLDQLNSFTSRYKCYYLVWFERYQYIDHAIEREKEIKGWIRDKKNKLIELDNPDWRFLNKDIMDWPPAK; encoded by the coding sequence ATGCCTAATTACAATTTTTTCACTTACATCCTTACAAGTTACAATAAGAAAGTCTTATATACTGGAGTTACCAATGATCTCGATAGAAGATTATACGAACACTACTTCGGCTTAGATCAATTAAATAGTTTTACCAGTAGATACAAGTGTTATTATTTAGTATGGTTCGAAAGATACCAATACATCGATCATGCAATCGAAAGAGAGAAAGAAATTAAAGGCTGGATTCGAGACAAAAAGAATAAGTTAATTGAGCTTGATAATCCAGATTGGAGGTTCTTAAATAAGGATATAATGGATTGGCCTCCTGCAAAATAA
- a CDS encoding DUF2480 family protein — translation MEIQENFVNKVAQSGLVTLDPADFYPAGERVIYDIAENLYMGLILREKDFREFVKGHDWAQYQDKIVGITCSADAIVPAWAFMLLANRIAPYAKEVVFGDADTVESKLFERQIEKMDFEQYRDQRLVLKGCGDVPVPTAAYVALTAKLTPLAKSLMFGEPCSTVPIYKRKD, via the coding sequence ATGGAAATTCAGGAAAATTTTGTGAATAAGGTTGCCCAAAGCGGATTAGTAACGCTTGATCCCGCCGATTTTTATCCGGCTGGCGAACGTGTGATCTATGATATAGCCGAGAACCTGTACATGGGTTTAATATTGCGTGAGAAAGATTTCAGGGAGTTTGTAAAAGGACACGACTGGGCACAGTACCAGGATAAAATAGTAGGTATCACTTGCAGCGCCGATGCCATTGTACCGGCCTGGGCATTTATGTTGCTGGCTAACCGTATTGCGCCTTATGCCAAAGAGGTAGTTTTTGGCGATGCTGATACCGTTGAATCAAAATTGTTTGAACGCCAGATAGAGAAAATGGATTTCGAGCAATACCGCGATCAGCGTTTGGTATTAAAAGGTTGTGGCGATGTGCCTGTACCTACTGCGGCTTACGTAGCTTTAACAGCTAAACTAACCCCATTAGCTAAAAGCCTGATGTTTGGCGAACCATGCTCAACTGTACCTATTTATAAAAGGAAAGATTAA
- a CDS encoding DUF3109 family protein, translated as MIEVGSVLIHEDVVKENFVCNLNKCKGACCIEGDSGAPLNHDELGILSEIYPKVKPFMTEKGIKAIEEQGTHVTDFDGDYTTPCVDTNKECAYVTWENGITKCAIEKAYEQGVISWQKPISCHLYPIRITAYPEFDVLNYDRWNICSPACAFGDELKVKVHEFLKGPLIRKYGAEWYAELEDFMADAPL; from the coding sequence ATGATAGAAGTTGGAAGTGTATTGATACACGAAGATGTAGTAAAAGAGAATTTTGTTTGCAACCTTAACAAGTGCAAGGGCGCCTGCTGTATTGAAGGCGATTCGGGCGCTCCGCTTAACCATGATGAGTTAGGCATACTGAGTGAGATATATCCCAAGGTAAAACCTTTTATGACCGAGAAAGGCATAAAAGCGATAGAAGAGCAGGGTACCCACGTAACCGATTTCGATGGTGATTATACTACGCCTTGTGTGGATACCAATAAAGAGTGCGCTTACGTAACCTGGGAAAACGGCATTACCAAATGTGCCATTGAAAAAGCTTACGAGCAAGGTGTGATTAGTTGGCAGAAACCCATCTCTTGCCACCTGTATCCCATCCGTATTACGGCATACCCTGAGTTTGATGTATTAAACTACGACCGCTGGAATATTTGCAGCCCGGCATGTGCTTTCGGCGATGAGCTTAAAGTAAAGGTACACGAGTTTTTAAAAGGACCACTGATCCGCAAGTACGGCGCAGAATGGTATGCCGAACTGGAAGATTTTATGGCAGACGCACCACTATAA
- a CDS encoding DUF3108 domain-containing protein, whose protein sequence is MRKAFYAFLILLGCVLLAFKVQQVTMPDRIADTAFKSGELLNYRLKYGLFTAAEAHLKIEDSEVNFDGKPVYHIIADGATAGSFEVFYKVRNRYESYIDKTTLLPYLYTENRHEGSWHHTDKVTFNRADDKITANSGTYPFSGKVFDFPSAYYFARNLDVSKLKIGETFDMRYFLDNGIQTLSITFIGREKIKCALGTFNCLKFNPTIIPGHIFRKNSKLYLWITDDNNRIPVKAHVEVVIGSVTMELTDAKGLKFPLNAVTK, encoded by the coding sequence ATGAGGAAGGCGTTTTATGCATTTTTAATATTGTTGGGCTGTGTGCTGTTGGCGTTTAAAGTACAGCAGGTTACCATGCCCGACAGGATTGCAGATACTGCCTTCAAGTCTGGTGAATTGTTGAACTACCGTTTAAAGTATGGTTTATTCACAGCCGCCGAAGCTCATTTAAAGATAGAAGACAGCGAAGTTAATTTCGACGGTAAGCCTGTCTATCATATCATAGCCGATGGTGCTACAGCGGGCAGCTTTGAGGTGTTTTACAAGGTGCGTAATCGCTACGAGTCTTACATCGATAAAACTACCCTGTTGCCTTACTTATATACCGAGAACAGGCACGAAGGCAGCTGGCACCATACCGATAAAGTTACTTTTAACCGTGCGGATGATAAGATAACGGCCAACAGCGGCACTTATCCTTTTAGCGGCAAGGTGTTCGATTTTCCATCGGCTTATTATTTTGCCCGTAATCTGGATGTATCCAAGCTGAAAATTGGCGAAACGTTTGACATGCGTTACTTCTTAGATAACGGCATACAGACACTCAGCATTACCTTTATAGGCCGCGAAAAAATTAAATGTGCACTGGGTACATTTAACTGCTTAAAATTTAACCCCACCATTATACCGGGACATATCTTTCGTAAGAATAGTAAATTGTACCTTTGGATAACCGACGATAATAACCGCATACCGGTAAAAGCCCATGTTGAAGTTGTAATTGGCAGCGTAACCATGGAATTAACCGATGCAAAAGGACTAAAGTTTCCTTTAAATGCTGTAACGAAATAA